In Paracoccus contaminans, the genomic stretch TCCTCAACGAGTTCTGCGACCGGCTGGAGGCGGTGGGCATCGCCTTTCCCGGCTCGATCAACGGCACGCTGGACCTGCTGGGCGGGCATCTGTCGACCGATACCACCAACCAGCTGCGCCGCTTTGCGGCGCTGAACGGGTCGGCCGACCCCTGGGACCGGATCATCGCGCTGAGCGCCGATCAGCTCGCGGCGCTGTCGCGCAGCGAGGCGGTGGAGCTTGTGGCGGTCATGTTCTCGCGCCTGCCGGTGGCCCGCGCCTCGGAGGTATTCGGCCTGCTCGAGCCGGAGCTTGCGCGGCAGATCGCCTATACGATGTCGCTGACCGGCGGCATCGAGGCACCGGCCCTGCGCCGGATCGGGCTGGCGCTGCTGCGCGCCATCGACGCCCTGCCCCAGCCCGCCATCGACACCCGGCCGGTCGAGAAGGTGGGTGCGATCCTGAACTTTGCCCCTGCCCGCACGCGCGAGACGGTGCTGGCCGGGCTGGATCAGGATGATGCCGAATTCGCCGGGCGTGTCCGCAGGACGATCTTCACCTGGGCCAACATCCCGCGCCGCATCGACCCGCGCGATATCCCCCGCATCGTGCGCGAGGTGGATGCCGCCACCATCAACAAGGCGATGGCCGGTGCCGCGGGCGAGGACAGGGCGACCGTGGACTTCATCCTGTCGGGCCTGAGCAGCCGCCTTGCCGAGACGATGCGCGAGGAAATCGAGGCGCTCGGCAAGGTCGGCGTCACGGATGCCGAGGAGGCGATGGCCGCCGTCGTCTCGGCGATCCGGCGGATGGAACAGGCCGGCGAGCTGTTCCTGATCGCCGAGCCGGCCGATGCCGAGGGGGCGGGGGACGAGGCGGGGCCATGACGCCGCCCGCGCGCTTGCGCGCTGATGCGGGCC encodes the following:
- a CDS encoding flagellar motor switch protein FliG; amino-acid sequence: MVGTASGLSLRQKAAVVVRMMLSEGADLDLSQLPAELQALLAQEMAGMNLVDRDTCDAVLNEFCDRLEAVGIAFPGSINGTLDLLGGHLSTDTTNQLRRFAALNGSADPWDRIIALSADQLAALSRSEAVELVAVMFSRLPVARASEVFGLLEPELARQIAYTMSLTGGIEAPALRRIGLALLRAIDALPQPAIDTRPVEKVGAILNFAPARTRETVLAGLDQDDAEFAGRVRRTIFTWANIPRRIDPRDIPRIVREVDAATINKAMAGAAGEDRATVDFILSGLSSRLAETMREEIEALGKVGVTDAEEAMAAVVSAIRRMEQAGELFLIAEPADAEGAGDEAGP